TCGGCTGGGGGAAGCGTGACAGGTTGTTCACGCACAGCACGACGTCGTCACCGAACTCGCGAACGTAGGACAGCACGCTCGGGTTGGAACCGCCTAGGTCAGTGAAAGTACCCATCCCGAAACACGGGTGCTGTTTGCGGGTCTGGATCATCCGCCGGGTCCAGTGCAGCAGACTCGACGCGTTCTCCATCTCGGCCTCGACGTTGACGGCCTGGAACCCGTAGACCGGGTCCATGATGACGGGCAGGCTGAGCTTGCCCGGGGTCGCGGTCGAGAACGACGCGTTGCGGTCGGGGGACCACTGCATCGGCGTGCGGACGCCGTCGCGGTCACCGAGCCAGATGTTGTCGCCCATGCCGATCTCGTCGCCGTAGTACAGGATCGGCGAGCCGGGCAGCGACAGCAGCATCGCGGTGAACAGTTCCATCCGGTTCACGTCGTTGTCGAGCAACGGCGCGAGCCGGCGGCGGATGCCGATGTTGGCCTTCATCCGCGGGTCCTGGGCGTACTCGCCCCACATGTAGTCGCGCTCTTCGTCGGTCACCATCTCGAGCGTGAGCTCGTCGTGGTTGCGCAAGAAGATGCCCCACTGGCAGGTGTCCGGGATCTGCGGGGTCTGGGCCAGGATCTCCGAGATCGGGAACCGCGACTCGCGCCGTACGCCCATGAAGATCCGCGGCATCACCGGGAAGTGGAACGCCATCTGGCACTCGTCGCCGCCGGACTCGCGATCGCCGAAGTACTCCACGACGTCACCCGGCCACTGGTTCGCCTCGCAGAGCAGGACGCGGTCGGTGTAGTTCGCGTCCACCTCCTTGCGGACCCGCTTGAGGAACTCGTGGGTGCGCGGCAGGTTCTCGCAGTTGGTGCCCTGCTCCTCGAACAGGTACGGCACCGCGTCCAGCCGGAACCCGTCGACGCCGAGGTCGAGCCAGAACTTCAGCGCCTCGATCATCGCGTCGCCGACGGCCGGGTTCTCGAAGTTCAGGTCCGGCTGGTTGGAGTAGAACCGGTGCCAGAAGTACTGGCCGCGGACCGGGTCCCAGGTCCAGTTCGACGTCTCGGTGTCGACGAAGATGATCCGGGCGTCGGCGTAGGCCTCGTCGGTGTCGGACCAGACGTAGAAGTCGCCGTACGGGCCGTCGGGGTTGCTGCGGGACTCCTGGAACCAGGGGTGCTGGTCCGAGGTGTGGTTCATCACGAAGTCGACGATCACGCGCATGCCGCGCTCGTGCGCGGCATCCATGAACGCGGCGAAGTCGGCGATCGTGCCGACCTCGGGCATCACGTTCGTGTAGTCGGAGATGTCGTAGCCGCCGTCACGCAGAGGTGAGGGATAGAACGGCGGCAACCACAGACAGTCGACACCGAGCCACTCGAGATAGTCGAGTTTCTCGGTC
The window above is part of the Kribbella voronezhensis genome. Proteins encoded here:
- the treS gene encoding maltose alpha-D-glucosyltransferase, whose amino-acid sequence is MLPEQHHGLTKSDPLWFKRAVFYEVLVRSFKDSNADGIGDLQGLTEKLDYLEWLGVDCLWLPPFYPSPLRDGGYDISDYTNVMPEVGTIADFAAFMDAAHERGMRVIVDFVMNHTSDQHPWFQESRSNPDGPYGDFYVWSDTDEAYADARIIFVDTETSNWTWDPVRGQYFWHRFYSNQPDLNFENPAVGDAMIEALKFWLDLGVDGFRLDAVPYLFEEQGTNCENLPRTHEFLKRVRKEVDANYTDRVLLCEANQWPGDVVEYFGDRESGGDECQMAFHFPVMPRIFMGVRRESRFPISEILAQTPQIPDTCQWGIFLRNHDELTLEMVTDEERDYMWGEYAQDPRMKANIGIRRRLAPLLDNDVNRMELFTAMLLSLPGSPILYYGDEIGMGDNIWLGDRDGVRTPMQWSPDRNASFSTATPGKLSLPVIMDPVYGFQAVNVEAEMENASSLLHWTRRMIQTRKQHPCFGMGTFTDLGGSNPSVLSYVREFGDDVVLCVNNLSRFPQPIELDLRQWQGVEPVELLGGVHFPTIGELPYLLTLGAHGFYWFRLPVNNSGVAQANREESSS